The genomic stretch ggaaacgggcactcccttgacttgcatcctctggtctgctttaacacaaaccaggaggaaaagaaagctaggcatcagaagcaatgggtggcaggcctattaatggctgatctgtacagtgatctgccctcaaggagacccaacaggccagtccactgcagtggctttcaatgtggtaagcctgggcttcagcagaagtcagcttgtgaagagccctggcagctctgccaagagttggatcactggaaatggacctgccctggagtcgaaggatgcccaggtcagagccacagatcttattggctctaagctgaaaagcccttcactcagcccaacttccaaagtgaccactgcagctgaggggatggtcaagtagggtcagcaacattgcaggcagaactgtaaatttcttgttagagatgccacctgcctttacctggccagctctcctcccaggccagccaagtaatgagagtcaacagagtgccttcccctaggaggttcacacctcccttaggatataccccatgtgaagagatagataggtctgggcctctgaatttacaaggcctaaagcccaccagattattatcaagccccttctatcaggttctatttgcctctcaatcagaaaacgtaATTGcaacttagacagcacctttcttagctcctctaataatgactctgtcctttgttctaggccctgtctagtgcacttgggcctcattcctttgtaatcataacctctactctaccaccaatggctctactcccaacctgtgtgtactgatggtcctcttccccacttaatgctgtataattgttcaaacctggtaaatgccactcttaggatcattggttactatcctcactctgtcttttatgaccttgtctaaatatggaagccttggaaggcttccatagccttggcaactcatgacgacagcctaggatggttactggcgccataaactagagtgtcaatttgttgggtcaacaacaggagccactgtgcacttgctcctcatgtgggatctctgtccttaatgtgctgtacattgtgatttaatgctataactagtactcaaacagtatgtttcactttgtgtttctatgtgggtgcaaactgttgaaatctttatactgaattgatcttctgtatataaagagaattgaaaatgaatcttgatgcaaatggagggggagagggagcgggagaggggagggttgcgggtgggagggaagttatggggggggggggaagccattgtaatccataagctgtacactggaaatttatattcattaaataagttaaaaaaaaaaaaaaagaagaactaactggaattcttctcaagttattcaaaacaattgagagagAGGTGATtcacccaaattctttctatgaagccagcatcaccttcattcctaaacctgaaaaaaatacaacagagaaagtcattatagaccaatttccctggtgaacataCATGTAAAGATccgcaacaaaattctggccaactgaatctaacaatgcatcagaaagatcatccacccagaccaagtgggatttatccttggtatgcaaggatgggaccaaaggcttttccacagtcatttcatttataagctttctccatggtgtgacttctctgatgcattttgagttgtgacttctggccaaaggtttttccacagtcattgcattcataaggcttatcccgtgtgtgaattctctgatgcattttgaGGTGTGGCTTatggccaaaggtttttccacagtcattgcattcataaggcttatcccctgtgtgaattctctgatgatttatgaggtttgtcttctggccaaaggttttcccacagtcactgcattcataaggtttctcccctgtgtgaattctctgatgcgttttgaggtttgacttctggccaaagattttcccacagtcactgcattcataaggtttctcccctgtgtgaattctctgatgatttgtgAGTGCTGATTTCTGGCTAAAGgcatttccacagtcattgcattcataaggtttctcccctgtgtgaattctctgatgatttacgAGGTTTGtcttctggccaaaggttttcccacagtcactgcattcataaggtttctcccctgtgtgacttctctgatgctttctgaggtgtgacttccggccaaaggcttttccacagtcattgcactcataaggcttatcccctgtgtgacttctctgatgctttctgaggtgtgacttctggccaaaggcttttccacagtcattgcactcataaggcctctcccctgtgtgacttctctgatgatttatgaggatTGACTtccggccaaaggcttttccacagtcattgcattcataaggcttctcccctgtgtgacttctctgatgagttttgagttgtgacttctggccaaaggcttttccacagtcattgcactcataaggcgtatcccctgtgtgacttctctgatgctttctgaggtttgacttctggccaaaggcttttccacagtcattgcattcataaggcttctcccctgtgtgacttctctgatgaattttgagttgtgacttctggccaaaggcttttccacagtcattgcattcataaggtttctcccctgtgtgaattctctgatgatttatgaggtgtttCTTCTGGCCAAAGAActtcccacagtcattacatttataagatttcaaccctgtgtgaattctctgatgtctaaTGAGAGCTGACTTCTGGTGAGTGGTTTCTCTACAATCATTACACACATGAGGGTTTTCCACTATATGAGTGCTGTGATGGAGGGGATGGCAGAATTTATTACTGAATGACTTCCCACAAGTTTTACATGCATACGATTTCTTCTCTATATTTGGTCTATGATTCATTCTAACATATGATTGGTAAATGACAGGTTCCACAGGCCCAATATACTTATAAACGTTCTCTCTTTTGGGACTTTGTTGATGTATACTGAGGTTAGACTTTTTATGGAAATCTTGTAGTATTTGAGTTGTCTTGCCAATAATGGCAGTTGGCTTATTACAGGTTTCTACCATAAAAAGCTTCTCAGATTCATAGAatatattcttccttttgaagACTTTCCCTTGTCTAATTTGTTCAAGTGCCTGCTCCATGGTCTGAATTTTGTGCTGTTCATTAAgaggctcacagaactggagagtGTTCCCAGGTACCGTAGTAgcatcaaatttctctccagcttgTAGCTGATCAGGCCCACAATGGGGATACACATTCTGACATATACTACATTCTTCAGGTTTTATTCCTGAATAGTTTCTCTTTTTGATACTCAGTTTTGGAATATGGCTTATACTTAAATTAAGTGTTTTTCTGAATTCAACTCTCTTGGGAGTTAAtgtgttattatttttcataacattctGATTCAGATTTTTCTCCAGACTTTTCTGGTTGGTCTTAATCAGTTCATCCAGTTTCATGGCAactgaagtgagaaaaaaaaaagtcactaaatCAAATATAATTGCTTCTCCTAGCATACTCAtgtaaaaggaatgaagttaCTTGTATTTAAGAGGGATAAGATGTTAGGAAAAGTTCtgcattggtgcctcctcacatagGGCACCAAaaagttaggaaaagagttgtagAATAGAGGAGACAGTGTATCAATTTACAGCCAgacagaatttattcagagaaaattaatccacagaggtgggtgactAACTGGCTGTGTGTACAAGATGGAGcaggtggcagaaggccccaactCCCAGGGGCTAGACCTTTATAAGGAGGGCTAAGGCTGGGCATGggggtaggggccagcagtggaggggaattccaggaactgggtgGAGGgtcttgggaacctggaaaataatgcagggtggggtatgaaggcaataggctgtgagacccaactgagtttcaagggcaaggaatacattccaaagtttataTCCTTTgagcaatgagggagaatggctcaGGCTCATATGCTCATTCcatcataaaattttaacaaaatgattagaagatacatatttatgaatatacagGTTTTCtccataatacattaatatattaaattgtatCCATAGATTTTCCAATGTTCATCCATGATCCTGTTTACtaacagaatttttttcaagtatgaTTGAGTGGTTTTTGTGGTAAGATctcttaagtcactgcttgagatgcctgtatctcaaAACAGTGCCAGTTTAAGCcgaggctactctgcttccaatacagctctgggATAATAtatactgggaagcagcagataatggttcatgtGCTTGAGACCTTGTGATAGAGATGAGTAGgtgaaattccaggcttctggcttcagattagtcatAACTGTTGCtagtatttggggagttaaatagaaaatatatttctcactgtttctccctctttctactttcacaaaaatgaataagACTTCACAGAATggactaatatttaataaatttattcatCTGTAATCTAGAAACCAATTTTTCcctgtccatttttaaatgtatttttatttatttatttatttgtcagagttagacagagacagagacaaagatcttccttccattggctcacccctcaaatggcaaaTACggttggaactatgccaatccaaagccaggagccagttgcttcctccttatctcctttgtaggtgcaagggcccaagcatttgggccatcctccactgccctcctgggccacagcagaaagctggactggaagaggagcaactgggactagaacccagggcccatatgggatgccggcactgcagggggaggattaaccaagtgagccacagtgcaagcccctttttcaattttagaaaaattgtgggttttatacttctgtgatatttcaaccataaataTGGGAGTTTTACTAGATCATTTCCTTGAAGGTAAAGAGTAAAATGTGTCTATACTCTAAGAAGGATCACATTCATGGGACAAGATTTGAATATGTGGTTGTCTCatgttctgtcttcccagggaaacagcatttgtgaaatttttctaatgaaattctCTGTTTTATCTGCACTCTTACAGTTTCCCCATATTTCTAAGGAAACCTGACATCCTCAGCTTCTTTGAACTGCAACAGTTACAGAAAGTCCCAATATACCACCTTGgctatacattcccac from Lepus europaeus isolate LE1 chromosome 18, mLepTim1.pri, whole genome shotgun sequence encodes the following:
- the LOC133777369 gene encoding zinc finger protein ZFP2-like isoform X2 — protein: MKLDELIKTNQKSLEKNLNQNVMKNNNTLTPKRVEFRKTLNLSISHIPKLSIKKRNYSGIKPEECSICQNVYPHCGPDQLQAGEKFDATTVPGNTLQFCEPLNEQHKIQTMEQALEQIRQGKVFKRKNIFYESEKLFMVETCNKPTAIIGKTTQILQDFHKKSNLSIHQQSPKRENVYKYIGPVEPVIYQSYVRMNHRPNIEKKSYACKTCGKSFSNKFCHPLHHSTHIVENPHVCNDCRETTHQKSALIRHQRIHTGLKSYKCNDCGKFFGQKKHLINHQRIHTGEKPYECNDCGKAFGQKSQLKIHQRSHTGEKPYECNDCGKAFGQKSNLRKHQRSHTGDTPYECNDCGKAFGQKSQLKTHQRSHTGEKPYECNDCGKAFGRKSILINHQRSHTGERPYECNDCGKAFGQKSHLRKHQRSHTGDKPYECNDCGKAFGRKSHLRKHQRSHTGEKPYECSDCGKTFGQKTNLVNHQRIHTGEKPYECNDCGNAFSQKSALTNHQRIHTGEKPYECSDCGKIFGQKSNLKTHQRIHTGEKPYECSDCGKTFGQKTNLINHQRIHTGDKPYECNDCGKTFGHKPHLKMHQRIHTRDKPYECNDCGKTFGQKSQLKMHQRSHTMEKAYK
- the LOC133777369 gene encoding zinc finger protein ZFP2-like isoform X1, producing MIAFEDLAVFFTWEEWQNMNQAQKILYRDVMLETYSSLFSLGYCMTKPDLIFKLEQGAEPWMGEECLHQSLPVAMKLDELIKTNQKSLEKNLNQNVMKNNNTLTPKRVEFRKTLNLSISHIPKLSIKKRNYSGIKPEECSICQNVYPHCGPDQLQAGEKFDATTVPGNTLQFCEPLNEQHKIQTMEQALEQIRQGKVFKRKNIFYESEKLFMVETCNKPTAIIGKTTQILQDFHKKSNLSIHQQSPKRENVYKYIGPVEPVIYQSYVRMNHRPNIEKKSYACKTCGKSFSNKFCHPLHHSTHIVENPHVCNDCRETTHQKSALIRHQRIHTGLKSYKCNDCGKFFGQKKHLINHQRIHTGEKPYECNDCGKAFGQKSQLKIHQRSHTGEKPYECNDCGKAFGQKSNLRKHQRSHTGDTPYECNDCGKAFGQKSQLKTHQRSHTGEKPYECNDCGKAFGRKSILINHQRSHTGERPYECNDCGKAFGQKSHLRKHQRSHTGDKPYECNDCGKAFGRKSHLRKHQRSHTGEKPYECSDCGKTFGQKTNLVNHQRIHTGEKPYECNDCGNAFSQKSALTNHQRIHTGEKPYECSDCGKIFGQKSNLKTHQRIHTGEKPYECSDCGKTFGQKTNLINHQRIHTGDKPYECNDCGKTFGHKPHLKMHQRIHTRDKPYECNDCGKTFGQKSQLKMHQRSHTMEKAYK